gaaaaaggaagagggGGAATGGAAAACATCTGAATCATGTGTGATGATTCTCTGCATTTCTTGATAGATACAGTTGATGTCCACGTTGGCACAGCTGATGTGGCGGTGGTTTCAGCTTTCCGGACTCCATGATGAATTGCTGTCGACAGTAACTGTCAGCCACCATTGACATAATCAAGCATGGTGAGCATGCTTTGTATATGAGCATTCCTGCTCAGGAAActacaaattttgttgaaaaataTGCCTGTATAGCTTTCCTTGACAGTAAAAACTCACCACGATAGCTTTTCTGGCCGGGGGTGAAATTTTGGTTCCATGGGAACTGTAGCAGGTTTTGCAGACCTTTAGCAGAGGAAAATGGGTTAAAAATAAACCGTTAGTAGTGTAAATGGTAAGACATCTGTCATTCTGTCAAATATGGCAAAGTAAACCAATAGTACTGATCTGGGATTGAAACGTTTCAAGCAATGGCAGGGTGGAAAGGTTACAGGAAAAAACCTTGTTGAGCctgtaaaaaatcaaaatttgacAAGAAGCACGATGCTCACCTTTTTGGGATAAAGGGGCGGTCAAAGTACGGCATTGGTTGAGCTTTAGGAACAAGCTCTTTCCTCAATTGTCTTATcctttcttggtcctccaaCTCCTGTTGCCGCTCCCTCTCCAGCCTTAGTTGCTCAGCAAACTTGTTCCTCTCAAGTACCTAAATTCTCAAACAGACATGATTGAATAGATTCAATAAATATCAGTTGGTTCCATTGAGATTAGACTTCACAAAAGGTACTGTATAAAATGAATTTGTAAGAGGCTTACATATTGATCGAATTCAGCACGTTCAACTGCGCGTACATCGCTATGGAGAACAAGGTCGATCGGCTCAGTTCTTTCTTTGACTGGTGGCTTCAGCAAGCACTGAAACAGAGAAATGGAGTCAAAACAATATCATTTAGTTGAAACAAaagtgaaaataaatttcaccTCGTAATCCCAAAGAAAATTTAGGTGAGAGAAACTCCACAATCATTTCAATAAAACTCCAGTAATGTGTCAATTTTCCTAATAAACTCTTGCCATGAGAAGAATTAGAACACTGACAGGTGGCAATTTCCCAATCTGCTATCCTCACATCATCACATGGCTTATGTGAGCCATGTGATGTTCTTAGTAACTTCTGAATAAATGGTAACACAAGTCCTCCGTAGAAGAACAAAATAGGATAGATTAGGTTGGACAAACCTCAGGCTCATCAGTAGTCCATGGCAGTCCTTGCGCAATATGTATccgcttcttctcttcctccataAGCATTTCCTGCACCTTTTGGACAAACTGTTGTTTCTTGGCCCTTCCTCTTTGCTGTCATGGAGGACATTATGATTGAATTTCACATATTAGCTCATTTAAAAGGAAAGCATGTCAAATCTGGCAGAAATGAATCAACATTTTACAATGATAAAAGAAGGGTACATCATTCCCTCAGTTTTGATTTGTCAGGTCATATGTTTAGATGCAGCATAAGAGTAAATATAGTTTGACAAATTACAGCATGGCATATTATTATACTATAAGTTAGCAAAATCATAGCTATCATGCTGCAAGCAATAAAGATGATCAGAAACTATTCATCTTGGTGCTACCAATGGATTAGGGACATTTAATAAATTACTATGCCAGACAGTATTCACTCAAGTACAGTGAGGCAATAGGACACAACATTTAAGGTATAgagcttataatttttttctgctAAGGAATAAATCTTTGACATGTAGGAAACACCGCAAGTGAAGAACACCGCATGGAATGCAGTCTGCGGTGTGAAGCATACAAGCTAGTGTATGTTAACTGTACCATTGGAGAAAAAATCACAAATAAGTATGCACAAATATAGACAGTGGAATTATAGGACACTGTCTACGAATGCGAGTTCTAGAAGGCTCAGTTAAAAAGTAAAAGTTTATAATTAACTACTCTTGCCACTATAGAAATGTATGCATTTCAAATCTATCATATCATCAGGCATTCAGGCGAGGCCAAGCTAAGGTAGTGCGTTTCTGATACATCCCTGATAATGTTGTCAAAATCCTGTAAAACATCTGTTTTTTCTAGAAAACGAAAATCCTGCAGGCCGTCATGTTTTGATCTAACAGACAACAGTTCATTTTCAACTTTTATAGTGCAAATAGTCAGTGCAGTTCTTGTATTCTAGTCAACTTCTGGCGGTATGCTACACACTTCACACTCTGATCCACACAATATACAGCGTATATGTATAAAGATGCATTGTGCCGTTGGCTCAATTTGCTGATGCAAAGCATTTGACTACCTGACTTGCCCACTAATGAACACAACCATACAATAAGGATCTTGTAGAACTTTATACTGTAACTCATAGGACACGACTGTGACAACAGGGAAGATGTGTTATTACCTCGGTCCTTAGCTTGAACGGATGCTGGCTTGTGACCTTGAGTTTTTTGTTCCAGCTGCTCCTTAGCGACTCAGATGTCTGCCGATCACAGAGCAAGCACACATTCACATTAAGAGAACTCGCTCCAGCATGCTCGATcccaaagaaaaaacaaaactaTGGTAGGCTTACATTTCTCCTGCTCTTGCGCCCTCCAGCCGAGGTTCTGCTGTCCCAGCTCAACCTAAAATGAGGTACAAGCTGTGGTCAGAACATTGCATTGCCAAAACCCAAAAACACTTCCTTGACCCGCTTGTTTGTCAACAGCAACCGACCTGTCGCTGTTGCCATCGAATGACGTACAGAGTCTATTGGGCCCTGCATTCAGGAAATCTGCCGACGAGAACATCGAAACCGGTGGGAGCCCCAGATCACCctcgctctcctcctccttccacgGCTGCAACCCGGGCAGAGCCCAGGAGCCTTCGCCTGCCCTGTCGGCGTCGGAGGTGGCGCCGGAGATGGTGAGCAGGCTCTCGAAGGCCTCCACCAGATGCTTCACGCGGCCGGCGCCGGGATCTGGAACGCTGCTCATCGCCTTCGCCATCGCTTTCGTCCTCAGCGCCCTCACCTTGCTGCTTCCCTCCAATTCCGCCTCACTCCCCTCCTGCACCTCCTCGAGGGCGCCACCTTTCACATCCTCTTCACccgtcttctcctcctcctcctcctgtcccAATTGCTCCTCGACGGCGGTGGACGCGGCGCGCTCCTTCCGGAAGAACTCCTCCTGTGACGCGCGCAGCGCCTCGCGCGCGGCCTCGCGGCACTTGTCGAAGTCGATctcgctgccgccgcctcccacGGTCGCGACGTTGCGCCTCCGCCGCGCCCCCTTCTTCGCCACGACGAACCGCCGTTCACGCtcccgcggcggcggtgggggcaTGGGCGCGGGCGTGGACGGCTTCTTCTTAGCGGAGGCGGACTTGGCGCCCGTGGCCGCCGGGGACTTGGCAGGCTTGGACGGCGTCGATTGTGGGGTAGGCGTGCCCAGAGGGATGTTGGGGTGGGAGTTCTCGGACGCGTGGGAGAACCGCGcgcgggaggaggagcagccggCGGCGGCCTTGGTCGGCGTCGCGCCTGTCGCGGGGGCCAAGGGCTTGGTCGGagtcctcgccgccgccgaggggACCAAGGGCTTGGTCGGAGTCTTCGCCGCCGCTGCGGGGGCCAAGGGCTTGGTCGGAGTCTTCGCCGCCGCGACGGGGGCCAAGGGCTTGGTCGGAGTCTTcgctgccgccgtcgccatctCTAGGTATTGGAGCTCGACGCGCGGCGGGCTTCGACTCTAGGGTTTGGGTTACGCCGGTGCAGTGGATTTGCTTCGATGAGTTGATTTGATTGGGTGGGGATGGGAGATGGGAAAGGAGGAGGACCGGAGGAGAGGGGGAAAGGGAACGTTGGgggcgtaacggctagtttctttcGAGGCGCTCCGCCCGAGGAGTTCGAAATATAGCTGCGGGTTTTCGCACCTCATGTGGGGATGCTCGAGTGAGTGACGTGTGGCCCAGAATCCGTAGACCCCAGTGTCCTAGATGCGGGCTTGTGTTGGGTCTGGCGGATGCGCTGCAGGCTCGCGTGGTGAGCTGACGGCTCCAGCTTTGAGGTCCATCTAAGATTTAGGAGCGTTTTGTTGAGATTTGGATTGGATTCTCAAAAAACTTTTTCGAAGTCAGGTGATTTCGAGAATTAGAGAAACGTTTCTGAGCTTGTTTCACGTTTTAATGAGAAGTACTTCACTGATTTAGAGAATCACTCGCTGTTTGGTTGTGAGAAACTAGAATCGGTTTAGGATCAGAGGTGATTCTTGCAACCAAACGAGACCTCAAAGTTTATATAAGGTAAAGaaatataatttaaatatttatttttaagttaaaataaaaataatatggtTTAATTGAATAACATCAATCTTTCTATAGCTATGAAGCT
The nucleotide sequence above comes from Phragmites australis chromosome 4, lpPhrAust1.1, whole genome shotgun sequence. Encoded proteins:
- the LOC133914437 gene encoding microtubule-destabilizing protein 60-like isoform X1; the encoded protein is MATAAAKTPTKPLAPVAAAKTPTKPLAPAAAAKTPTKPLVPSAAARTPTKPLAPATGATPTKAAAGCSSSRARFSHASENSHPNIPLGTPTPQSTPSKPAKSPAATGAKSASAKKKPSTPAPMPPPPPRERERRFVVAKKGARRRRNVATVGGGGSEIDFDKCREAAREALRASQEEFFRKERAASTAVEEQLGQEEEEEKTGEEDVKGGALEEVQEGSEAELEGSSKVRALRTKAMAKAMSSVPDPGAGRVKHLVEAFESLLTISGATSDADRAGEGSWALPGLQPWKEEESEGDLGLPPVSMFSSADFLNAGPNRLCTSFDGNSDRLSWDSRTSAGGRKSRRNTSESLRSSWNKKLKVTSQHPFKLRTEQRGRAKKQQFVQKVQEMLMEEEKKRIHIAQGLPWTTDEPECLLKPPVKERTEPIDLVLHSDVRAVERAEFDQYVLERNKFAEQLRLERERQQELEDQERIRQLRKELVPKAQPMPYFDRPFIPKRSAKPATVPMEPKFHPRPEKLSCYCRQQFIMESGKLKPPPHQLCQRGHQLYLSRNAENHHT
- the LOC133914437 gene encoding microtubule-destabilizing protein 60-like isoform X2, which codes for MATAAAKTPTKPLAPVAAAKTPTKPLAPAAAAKTPTKPLVPSAAARTPTKPLAPATGATPTKAAAGCSSSRARFSHASENSHPNIPLGTPTPQSTPSKPAKSPAATGAKSASAKKKPSTPAPMPPPPPRERERRFVVAKKGARRRRNVATVGGGGSEIDFDKCREAAREALRASQEEFFRKERAASTAVEEQLGQEEEEEKTGEEDVKGGALEEVQEGSEAELEGSSKVRALRTKAMAKAMSSVPDPGAGRVKHLVEAFESLLTISGATSDADRAGEGSWALPGLQPWKEEESEGDLGLPPVSMFSSADFLNAGPNRLCTSFDGNSDRLSWDSRTSAGGRKSRRNTSESLRSSWNKKLKVTSQHPFKLRTEQRGRAKKQQFVQKVQEMLMEEEKKRIHIAQGLPWTTDEPECLLKPPVKERTEPIDLVLHSDVRAVERAEFDQYVLERNKFAEQLRLERERQQELEDQERIRQLRKELVPKAQPMPYFDRPFIPKRSAKPATVPMEPKFHPRPEKLSCNSSWSPES